The Pseudomonas viciae genomic interval AAGGCTGCTGCGATTTTGTGAGGTCGACATGAACGACACAATCGAACATCTTGCCGACGGCACCTTGGTCTTTCTGCCGGAGCGACTCAATCGTGATCCCGCCGTATTGCGGGGGTTAACCAATGATGAGATGTGGATAGCGCTTGGCACCGGCGCCGTCATTGGCCTGCTGCTGGGCGTGCCTCTGGCGATCGCCACCGCGTCCATTGCGGTGGCGCCGACCGGCATGATCGTGGGTATGGCGTTGGTATTATTTGCCGGCGGCACGCTTTTGCGTCGAGCCAAACGGGCTCGCCCCGAGACCTGGTTGTACCGCAAGCTCGAATGGGTACTTGCCAGCCATTGGCGCCTTGGTCGCGGACGTTTGATTCTCCACTCCGGCGCCTGGACGGTTCGCCGTTCGCGTCGACTGCGCCCTGCCCTGTCTCGGTGGCAGCCATGAGCCGTTTTCGGAACAAGGTCGATGCCCAACAGGCGCATATCTTCAGCCTACGCCTGGCGGTAATAATCCTGACCCTGCTCTGTGCCGGACTCTGGTACGGCTGGCGCTCGGCACCGACCGATCTGACCGTGCATGTACCACCGGATCTGCGCTCGGGCAGCACGCGCAAGTGGTGGGATATTCCCTCGGAGAATGTCTATGCCTTTGCCCTGTACATCTTCGGTCAACTCAACCGCTGGCCCTCGGATGGCGAGCAGGACTATCGCCGCGCCATCTATGGCTTGCAGTCCTACCTGACACCCGCCTGCAAGGCCTTCCTCGAGGGCGACTACGAGTACCGCAAGGCCGCCGGCGAACTGCGCCAGCGGGTGCGTGGCGTCTACGAAATTCTGGGCCGAGGCTACAGCGAAGATCCGGAACTCCGGGTCAAGCAACTCGATCGCGACAGCTGGCTGGTCAAGCTCGACCTCAACGCCGATGAGTATTACGCCGCGGAACCAGTGAAGCGGGTGGTGGTGCGTTATCCCTTGCGCGTGGTGCGTTTTGATCTGGACCCCGAACGCAATAAGTGGGGGCTGGCGCTGGATTGTTATCAGGGCACGCCGCAAAAAATCTCCCTGCCTGGAGGTGAGCCATGAAGCGGATGTCTACCCTGGGACTCACTGTCTCCCTGATGCTAGGGGGAGCTGCAGCGCAGGCTGTCGAGCTGATGCACTGGGAGCGCCTACCCCTCGCGGTCCCACTGGTGATCAATCAGGAGCGGGTGGTCTTTGTCGATGAGGATGTTCGCGTCGGCGTGCCCTCAACCCTGACGGACAAGCTGCGCGTGCAATCAACCGGCGGCACGCTGTACCTGCGCGCATCAGAAACCATTGCCCCGACCCGACTGCAACTGCAATCGGTCACGACGGGCGAGATCATCCTGCTGGATATCGCGACCACACCTGGTGATCAACCACTGGAACCCGTGCGTATTCTCAAGAATGCTCAGGTGCAGGCTACCGAGGCTGAAACCAGCACCGCCCCTGTTCCAGAACGTACGCCGATCCCGGTCGCGTTGACGC includes:
- a CDS encoding PFL_4703 family integrating conjugative element protein; this encodes MSRFRNKVDAQQAHIFSLRLAVIILTLLCAGLWYGWRSAPTDLTVHVPPDLRSGSTRKWWDIPSENVYAFALYIFGQLNRWPSDGEQDYRRAIYGLQSYLTPACKAFLEGDYEYRKAAGELRQRVRGVYEILGRGYSEDPELRVKQLDRDSWLVKLDLNADEYYAAEPVKRVVVRYPLRVVRFDLDPERNKWGLALDCYQGTPQKISLPGGEP
- a CDS encoding TIGR03750 family conjugal transfer protein; the encoded protein is MNDTIEHLADGTLVFLPERLNRDPAVLRGLTNDEMWIALGTGAVIGLLLGVPLAIATASIAVAPTGMIVGMALVLFAGGTLLRRAKRARPETWLYRKLEWVLASHWRLGRGRLILHSGAWTVRRSRRLRPALSRWQP
- a CDS encoding TIGR03749 family integrating conjugative element protein, with the protein product MKRMSTLGLTVSLMLGGAAAQAVELMHWERLPLAVPLVINQERVVFVDEDVRVGVPSTLTDKLRVQSTGGTLYLRASETIAPTRLQLQSVTTGEIILLDIATTPGDQPLEPVRILKNAQVQATEAETSTAPVPERTPIPVALTRYAAQSLYAPLRTVESLPGVRRVPLKLRTELPSLLPTENVSSTPIAAWRLGDYWVTAVKLRNRGSEAMQLDPRRLQAKLFAAAFQHAFLGPVGSAEDTTLAYLVTRGAGLEHAMLLPPVARGADDES